One Planktothrix sp. FACHB-1365 genomic window carries:
- a CDS encoding L,D-transpeptidase, whose product MTARVNTQFLSQSFIATGISLATLFLLGQPLKAQTPVSPETVSSASSTVVPILPAQNLNPDVPPLDDPGLFLPSLEQPRRLVLRLGQRRVYLYQGEQVVASYPVAVGKEGWETPTGSFKIMQKIENPVWQDPWTGEVRSPGPNSALGLRWIGFWTDGKDVIGFHGTPTINSIGQAASHGCVRMRNEDVVALFEQVEVGTPVIVEP is encoded by the coding sequence ATGACCGCCAGAGTCAACACTCAATTTTTATCTCAATCTTTTATCGCTACTGGTATTAGCCTAGCCACTTTATTCTTATTAGGACAACCCTTGAAGGCACAAACGCCTGTTTCACCGGAAACGGTCAGTTCTGCGTCTTCTACGGTTGTTCCTATCCTTCCCGCTCAAAACCTCAACCCGGATGTTCCCCCCTTAGATGACCCAGGTTTATTTTTGCCCTCCTTAGAACAGCCAAGACGTCTGGTTCTGCGGTTGGGTCAACGTCGGGTTTATCTGTATCAAGGAGAACAAGTTGTTGCTAGTTATCCCGTTGCTGTTGGTAAAGAAGGATGGGAAACCCCAACGGGGAGTTTTAAAATCATGCAAAAGATTGAAAATCCCGTTTGGCAAGACCCCTGGACAGGAGAAGTTCGTTCTCCAGGGCCCAATAGTGCGTTAGGATTACGTTGGATTGGGTTCTGGACAGATGGAAAAGATGTGATTGGATTTCATGGAACCCCGACAATCAATTCAATTGGACAAGCCGCGTCTCACGGTTGTGTACGGATGCGGAATGAGGATGTTGTGGCTTTATTTGAACAGGTAGAAGTCGGGACTCCGGTGATTGTTGAACCTTAA
- a CDS encoding site-2 protease family protein, whose protein sequence is MNGSIRVGNLFGIPFYINVSWFIVLALMTLSYGGSLAAQFPQLGLGLPFLLGLIAALLLFASVLAHELGHSVVAIKQGINVKSISLFLFGGLASLDQEAKTPAGAFWIAIAGPLVSLFLFVGLTLMGSYLPLAAPLTALINLLAYVNLALAIFNLIPGLPLDGGNILKALIWKITGNQFKGIVFASRVGQGFGWLAILLGFLPLFAGGSINFWTILIGWFLLSNAGILAKDATLRNQLSQFTAEDALADNNSIVPQEISLRTFVNDYIIGKTATRQFLVTNEAGELVGQISGDDLKTIPTSQWPLIQVQTVMQPVEFSTTVDAKQPLLDVVTVLEQQQLNELPVVRNGVLVGLIEKASIRRLLEQRLQANPA, encoded by the coding sequence ATGAATGGCTCTATTCGCGTCGGTAATTTATTCGGAATCCCCTTTTATATTAACGTTTCCTGGTTTATTGTTCTGGCATTAATGACGTTAAGTTATGGGGGAAGTTTGGCGGCTCAATTTCCACAATTGGGTTTAGGACTGCCATTTTTATTAGGATTAATTGCTGCGTTACTGTTATTTGCTTCTGTTTTAGCCCATGAATTAGGGCATAGTGTTGTCGCCATCAAACAAGGAATTAACGTTAAATCAATTAGCTTATTTTTGTTTGGTGGATTAGCCAGTTTAGACCAAGAAGCAAAAACACCTGCTGGGGCTTTTTGGATTGCCATTGCAGGGCCGTTAGTGAGTTTATTCCTGTTTGTTGGGTTAACTTTGATGGGTTCTTATTTACCCTTAGCAGCCCCATTAACAGCCTTAATTAATCTCTTGGCTTATGTTAATTTAGCCTTAGCGATCTTTAATTTAATTCCCGGTTTACCCCTCGATGGTGGTAATATTCTCAAAGCACTCATCTGGAAAATTACAGGTAATCAATTTAAAGGCATTGTATTTGCCAGTCGCGTCGGTCAAGGATTTGGTTGGTTAGCAATTTTATTAGGATTTTTACCTCTATTTGCCGGAGGTTCGATTAATTTTTGGACAATTTTAATCGGTTGGTTCCTGTTAAGTAATGCCGGAATTTTAGCTAAAGATGCTACCCTCCGCAATCAATTATCTCAATTCACCGCAGAGGATGCTCTAGCCGATAATAATTCGATTGTTCCTCAAGAGATTTCGTTACGAACTTTTGTCAACGATTATATTATTGGGAAAACCGCAACTCGTCAATTTTTAGTCACCAATGAAGCCGGGGAATTAGTCGGTCAAATTAGCGGGGATGACCTGAAAACAATTCCCACCTCTCAATGGCCGTTAATTCAAGTTCAAACAGTGATGCAACCTGTGGAATTTTCAACAACTGTTGATGCCAAACAACCCCTCTTAGACGTGGTAACTGTCTTAGAACAACAACAATTAAATGAATTACCCGTTGTTCGCAATGGGGTGTTAGTAGGACTGATTGAAAAAGCATCCATTCGTCGTTTATTAGAGCAACGTTTGCAAGCGAATCCCGCTTAA
- a CDS encoding BrnA antitoxin family protein encodes MRTTIIRIRTKVKNIGDKPMEPEYDLSKMKRRSNPFAKQLKKQVTIYLGIDVIEYFEMMAQEEGISYQELINLYLQDCVTSGRKLSVN; translated from the coding sequence ATGAGAACCACTATCATTAGAATCAGAACGAAAGTAAAGAATATAGGAGATAAACCAATGGAACCGGAATACGATCTGTCAAAAATGAAGAGAAGATCAAATCCTTTTGCTAAACAGTTGAAAAAACAAGTCACAATTTACCTGGGGATTGATGTGATAGAATATTTTGAGATGATGGCTCAAGAAGAAGGGATATCTTATCAAGAGCTAATTAATCTTTATTTGCAAGATTGTGTGACTTCTGGGCGCAAATTATCTGTCAACTAG
- a CDS encoding DUF928 domain-containing protein, whose protein sequence is MAQPTPSEGIQISMAFEPPPGEGMPARTAGGGSRGQTLAAIQTTPPLMALVPAFYSQTNGQETDIKGLTLAATPTFFFYVPAIPAKEVAFSLKDENNNDIYQTRLTLPNQPGIVSIALPKDTPPLKIGQTYRWSFGVIYNDENTQEPKVVFVSGEVKRTEPDAMLNAKLQQAEPLEQAKIYAENGIWFESLATLAQLRQNQPMDETLTKQWNELLQSVGLESIANQPFVNGLEN, encoded by the coding sequence ATGGCTCAACCCACCCCTTCAGAGGGAATCCAAATTAGTATGGCCTTTGAACCCCCACCAGGGGAAGGAATGCCCGCTCGCACCGCCGGAGGAGGGTCTCGCGGTCAAACTCTGGCTGCGATTCAAACCACACCCCCCTTAATGGCCTTAGTTCCAGCGTTTTATTCTCAAACCAATGGTCAAGAAACGGATATCAAAGGATTGACGCTGGCGGCTACCCCGACATTCTTTTTCTATGTTCCTGCAATTCCGGCAAAAGAAGTCGCTTTTAGCTTAAAAGATGAAAATAACAACGATATTTACCAAACTCGTTTAACGCTCCCCAATCAACCCGGTATCGTCAGTATTGCTCTACCAAAAGATACTCCTCCGTTAAAAATTGGTCAAACCTATCGTTGGTCATTTGGGGTGATTTACAACGATGAAAACACGCAGGAGCCTAAAGTTGTGTTTGTGAGCGGGGAAGTCAAAAGAACAGAACCCGATGCCATGTTAAACGCTAAACTACAACAAGCTGAACCCCTAGAACAAGCTAAAATTTATGCTGAAAATGGAATTTGGTTTGAAAGTTTAGCAACCTTAGCCCAACTGCGTCAAAATCAACCGATGGATGAAACATTAACCAAGCAATGGAATGAACTGTTACAATCCGTTGGTTTAGAATCCATTGCGAATCAACCGTTTGTGAATGGGCTTGAGAACTAA
- a CDS encoding alpha-ketoglutarate-dependent dioxygenase AlkB, whose translation MPKLNSNLISQNLELPNAEVIFYPRLFQQPESQLLFHELLNQIEWKQEPIKIFGKSVLQPRLTAYYGDRAYTYSGVTMQPLPWNLPLLQIKEKIEPLVNTQFNGVLLNLYRDGQDYIGWHSDDEKELAKGGVIGSLSLGETRRFIFRRRDNHQNKIELTLSDGDFLIMGGETQKFWQHHVPKNAKSTQPRINLTFRVIK comes from the coding sequence ATGCCTAAACTCAATTCAAATCTTATTAGCCAAAACTTAGAACTACCTAACGCAGAAGTTATTTTCTATCCTCGCCTATTTCAACAGCCAGAAAGTCAACTCCTTTTTCACGAATTATTGAACCAAATTGAATGGAAACAAGAACCCATAAAAATCTTTGGTAAATCTGTGCTTCAGCCTCGGTTAACGGCTTATTATGGCGATCGGGCTTATACCTATTCTGGTGTCACCATGCAACCCTTACCTTGGAATTTACCGTTATTACAAATCAAAGAAAAAATTGAGCCTTTAGTTAATACTCAGTTTAATGGAGTTCTCCTGAATTTATATCGTGATGGTCAAGATTATATCGGCTGGCATAGTGATGATGAAAAAGAATTAGCTAAAGGCGGGGTAATTGGTTCTCTGAGTTTAGGGGAAACCAGGCGTTTTATATTTAGACGAAGGGATAATCATCAAAACAAAATTGAACTGACTTTAAGTGATGGTGATTTTTTAATTATGGGTGGCGAAACTCAAAAGTTTTGGCAACATCATGTTCCTAAAAATGCTAAATCCACTCAGCCCCGAATTAATCTAACTTTTCGGGTGATTAAATAA
- a CDS encoding glycosyltransferase family 2 protein: MYRVVDGELTTAIQTTLAEGKGLSLVIPAFNEEAAIATVVTGMIDLLKSTGGEFEVLVVDDCSTDSTAEKAKQAGAKVIRQGRNRGYGAALKTGIRKAKYGLIAIADADGQHDAEQLASLLIGLGDADVAIGTRYNSPVPFLRKPGKLILKWVANWVTGWKIPDLNSGLRVMRREAIFDCMHLAPDGFSFSTTTTIALINNGWLIQWVPIIINPRVGRPSSVKIVRDGLNTILLIIRIVVLFAPLRVFLPVSLFLIVAGLISSISGIILEDNLADRDVIILLSGIIIFFYGILADQLSAIRREMKQ; the protein is encoded by the coding sequence ATGTATCGAGTGGTGGATGGAGAGTTAACAACGGCAATTCAAACAACCTTAGCGGAAGGAAAAGGACTGTCTTTAGTCATTCCTGCCTTTAATGAAGAAGCCGCAATTGCAACGGTTGTGACGGGAATGATAGACTTATTGAAATCGACCGGAGGCGAATTTGAGGTTTTAGTCGTTGATGATTGTTCAACGGATTCAACCGCAGAAAAAGCAAAGCAAGCGGGAGCAAAAGTGATTCGCCAGGGAAGAAATCGCGGTTATGGTGCGGCTTTAAAAACCGGAATTCGTAAAGCAAAATATGGATTAATTGCCATTGCAGATGCCGATGGTCAACACGATGCCGAACAATTAGCGAGTTTATTAATCGGTTTAGGAGATGCGGATGTTGCGATAGGAACTCGTTATAATTCACCTGTTCCCTTTTTAAGAAAACCTGGAAAATTAATCTTAAAATGGGTGGCAAATTGGGTGACAGGATGGAAAATTCCTGACTTAAATTCGGGGTTACGGGTGATGAGACGAGAGGCAATTTTTGATTGTATGCACCTTGCCCCCGATGGATTTTCTTTTAGTACCACCACAACCATTGCTTTAATTAATAATGGTTGGTTAATTCAGTGGGTTCCGATTATTATTAATCCACGAGTCGGTCGTCCGAGTTCGGTTAAAATTGTTAGAGATGGGTTAAATACCATTTTGTTAATTATTAGAATTGTGGTGTTATTTGCTCCTCTAAGGGTCTTTTTACCTGTCAGTTTATTTTTAATTGTTGCAGGTTTAATTAGTTCGATTTCAGGCATAATATTAGAAGACAACCTAGCAGATCGAGATGTAATTATATTATTATCAGGAATTATCATCTTTTTCTATGGAATATTAGCCGATCAATTATCAGCCATTCGTCGAGAAATGAAACAATAA
- a CDS encoding NAD-dependent epimerase has product MANLLVTGAAGFIGFHLCQRLLDRGDIVIGIDNINDYYDVSLKHARLDQLKGREGFTFKKLDLADREGMNQLFTEGNFERVAHLAAQAGVRYSLKNPYAYLDSNLVGFLNILEGCRHSQIQHLVYASSSSVYGENKKIPFSVEDNVDYPVSLYAATKKANELIAHSYSHLYNIPSTGLRFFTVYGPWGRPDMAMFIFTKAILEDKPIDVFNYGKMQRDFTYIDDIVEGVIRTLDRIPQPGENPHTTAPYKVYNIGNNQPVELLHLIEVLETALGKTAIKNFMPIQPGDVPMTYADVDALIQDVDFQPNTSIEVGVQQFVDWYRSYY; this is encoded by the coding sequence ATGGCTAATTTATTAGTAACTGGTGCGGCGGGATTTATTGGCTTTCATCTCTGTCAACGATTATTAGACCGAGGAGATATTGTTATCGGAATTGATAATATTAATGATTATTATGATGTGTCTCTGAAACACGCCCGTTTAGACCAATTAAAAGGTCGAGAAGGATTTACCTTTAAAAAACTAGATTTAGCCGACCGAGAGGGAATGAATCAGTTATTTACTGAGGGAAATTTTGAACGAGTAGCTCATCTTGCCGCCCAAGCTGGGGTACGATATTCTTTAAAAAATCCCTATGCTTATCTTGATAGTAATTTAGTGGGATTTTTAAATATTTTAGAAGGATGTCGTCATTCTCAAATTCAACATTTAGTGTATGCGTCTTCCAGTTCCGTTTATGGGGAAAATAAGAAAATTCCCTTTTCCGTTGAAGATAACGTAGATTATCCCGTTAGTTTATATGCAGCAACCAAAAAAGCTAATGAATTAATCGCCCATAGCTATAGCCATTTATACAATATTCCCTCAACGGGATTACGATTTTTTACCGTTTACGGCCCTTGGGGTCGTCCTGATATGGCGATGTTTATTTTTACTAAAGCCATTCTCGAAGATAAACCCATTGATGTATTTAATTATGGCAAAATGCAAAGGGATTTTACCTATATTGATGATATTGTTGAAGGTGTAATTCGTACCTTAGATAGAATTCCTCAACCGGGTGAAAATCCCCATACAACAGCCCCCTATAAAGTGTATAATATTGGTAATAATCAACCCGTTGAATTGTTGCATTTAATTGAAGTATTAGAAACAGCATTAGGCAAAACTGCCATTAAAAACTTTATGCCCATTCAACCCGGAGATGTGCCTATGACCTATGCTGATGTTGATGCTTTAATTCAAGATGTAGACTTTCAACCCAATACTTCAATTGAAGTCGGAGTGCAACAATTTGTAGATTGGTATCGTTCTTATTATTAA
- a CDS encoding CHAT domain-containing protein yields MLKKGLINLGILPIFLFNNFTLISLKNQPQTPVESYKPDPATLFNQGKQYYQQGQYTQAAEVLQQAILGFSQQGDIVNQAIALSNLSLVLQQLGQWEQAEKVLQESLGLIQDLSFPKQPLILAQILEIQGQLEFTKGQPEQAIKTWKQAFKLYSQTGNWLGEITNQINQATALQTLGLYRQSLKTLTEVNETLKSQPNSLIKVTALLSLGNALKKVGDLKTAQAVLQQSLELAKTANYSQVLSRIYLSLANLNRAQNNSDLALENYQNAVKTASNGLERLQGLINQYSLLIDLKQYKEAETLSQEIQDSISKVPMSRSLVYAMVNFTNSLIKLNSTSNNSKIINLLNNAIQSSKTLKDLRSESYALGILGKFYEQNQQPLEAQKLTEQALLIAQSINASDIAYQWQWQLGRLLKQQNQKDKAIAAYTEAVNTLKFLRKDLVAINQDVQFSFRESVEPVYRELVDLILQSPTPDNLKTARELIESLQLAELDNFFQEACLDQEIKPQEIDQIDPNAAIIYPIILANRLEVILSIPGQDLRHYSTEISQQQVETIIRQLRLSFQPIFSTKERLELSQTVYNWLIRPAESDLKNSSIKTLVFVLDGSLRNVPMAALYDGKNYLVQNYNLALTPGLQLLASQSLKRNQIKALTVGLSEARQGFSALPAVASELEKIEAEVPTKVLLNQQFTRDAVQQQIQETPFPIVHLATHGQFSSKAEDTFLLTWDSRINVKDLDDFLSRRQRGEQNPVELLVLSACETATGDQRAALGLAGVAVRSGARSTLATLWQVNDTSTASLMAEFYQELTQQQISKAEALRQAQLKLLQQAKYQDPYYWAPFVLVGNWQ; encoded by the coding sequence ATGTTAAAAAAAGGTTTAATCAATCTCGGAATTTTACCTATTTTTTTGTTTAATAATTTTACCTTAATTTCCCTCAAAAATCAACCTCAGACCCCTGTTGAAAGTTATAAACCTGATCCAGCAACATTATTTAACCAAGGAAAACAATATTATCAGCAAGGACAATATACTCAAGCTGCTGAGGTTTTACAACAGGCTATTTTAGGGTTTTCTCAACAAGGAGATATTGTTAATCAAGCGATCGCATTAAGTAATCTTTCTTTAGTTTTACAACAGTTAGGACAATGGGAACAAGCCGAAAAAGTTCTACAGGAAAGTTTAGGATTAATTCAAGATTTATCCTTTCCTAAACAGCCTTTAATTCTAGCTCAAATTTTAGAGATTCAAGGTCAATTAGAATTCACAAAAGGACAACCTGAACAAGCTATTAAAACTTGGAAACAAGCGTTTAAACTTTATTCACAAACGGGAAATTGGTTAGGAGAAATTACTAACCAAATAAACCAAGCAACGGCTTTACAAACTTTGGGACTCTATCGACAATCTTTAAAAACGTTAACAGAAGTTAATGAAACCCTGAAATCTCAACCGAATTCTTTAATTAAAGTAACGGCTTTATTGAGTTTAGGAAATGCCTTAAAAAAAGTGGGTGATTTAAAAACGGCTCAAGCTGTTTTGCAACAAAGTTTAGAGTTAGCTAAAACTGCTAATTATTCTCAAGTTTTAAGCCGGATTTATTTAAGTTTAGCCAATCTTAATCGCGCTCAAAATAATTCTGATCTCGCTTTAGAAAATTATCAAAATGCAGTAAAAACAGCCTCAAATGGTTTAGAAAGACTGCAAGGTTTGATTAATCAATATAGTTTACTGATTGATTTAAAACAATACAAAGAAGCAGAAACTCTATCCCAGGAAATTCAAGATTCTATTTCTAAAGTTCCGATGAGTCGGAGTTTAGTTTATGCTATGGTTAATTTTACGAATTCTTTAATCAAGTTAAATTCAACTTCTAATAATTCTAAAATCATTAATTTATTAAATAATGCAATTCAATCTTCTAAAACTTTAAAAGATCTCCGTTCAGAATCTTACGCTTTAGGAATTTTAGGGAAATTTTATGAACAAAATCAACAACCCTTAGAAGCTCAAAAATTAACCGAACAAGCTCTATTAATTGCTCAATCTATTAATGCTTCTGATATTGCTTATCAATGGCAATGGCAACTAGGAAGACTTCTAAAACAACAAAATCAAAAAGATAAAGCGATCGCCGCTTATACTGAAGCGGTTAATACTTTAAAATTTCTCAGAAAAGACTTAGTTGCGATTAACCAAGATGTGCAATTTTCTTTCCGAGAAAGTGTAGAACCTGTTTATCGAGAATTAGTCGATTTAATTTTACAATCTCCGACTCCCGATAACCTAAAAACTGCCCGTGAATTGATAGAATCTTTACAACTTGCTGAACTCGATAACTTTTTCCAAGAAGCTTGTTTAGATCAAGAAATTAAACCTCAAGAAATTGATCAAATTGATCCCAATGCAGCAATCATTTATCCGATTATTTTAGCCAATCGTTTAGAAGTTATTCTCTCAATTCCGGGTCAAGATTTACGCCACTATTCTACCGAAATTTCTCAACAACAGGTTGAAACTATAATTCGTCAATTACGACTATCTTTTCAACCGATATTTTCGACAAAAGAACGGTTAGAATTATCGCAAACCGTGTACAATTGGCTCATCCGTCCAGCAGAATCTGATCTCAAAAATAGCTCGATTAAAACCTTAGTCTTTGTCTTAGATGGTTCTCTGCGAAATGTGCCAATGGCTGCCCTTTATGATGGCAAAAATTATCTAGTTCAAAATTATAATTTAGCTCTAACTCCGGGTTTACAACTCCTGGCTTCTCAATCTTTAAAACGAAATCAAATTAAAGCCTTAACCGTTGGGTTAAGTGAAGCTCGTCAAGGGTTTTCTGCCTTACCTGCCGTTGCGTCTGAACTTGAAAAAATTGAAGCAGAAGTTCCGACAAAAGTTTTATTAAATCAACAATTTACCCGTGATGCTGTTCAACAACAAATTCAAGAAACTCCCTTTCCCATCGTTCATTTAGCAACTCATGGACAATTTAGTTCTAAAGCGGAAGATACTTTTTTATTAACCTGGGATAGTCGGATTAATGTTAAGGATTTAGATGATTTTCTCAGCCGTCGCCAACGAGGAGAACAAAATCCGGTAGAATTATTAGTCTTAAGTGCTTGCGAAACCGCAACAGGAGATCAACGGGCTGCTTTAGGATTAGCGGGTGTAGCGGTGCGTTCTGGGGCACGGAGTACCTTAGCGACATTATGGCAAGTTAACGATACCTCCACCGCCTCCTTGATGGCAGAATTTTATCAAGAATTAACTCAGCAACAAATCAGTAAAGCCGAAGCTCTGCGTCAAGCCCAGTTAAAGCTGTTACAACAGGCTAAATATCAAGATCCCTATTATTGGGCGCCCTTCGTTTTGGTGGGAAATTGGCAATAG
- a CDS encoding nucleotide sugar dehydrogenase, whose amino-acid sequence MYSHPHRIAVLGLGYVGLPVAIAFAEVFPETVGFDIKLERVEALKQGIDITGEIDNARLKNSPLNFTASLQDLKDCNFYIVAVPTPVDKNNQPNLTPLIKASELLGKVIKPGDIIVYESTVYPGVTEEICGKILAQTSGLKQNIDFKLGYSPERINPGDKSHTLEKIVKVVSGEDEPTLNTIAEVYSKIIQAGVYRAPSIKVAESAKVIENIQRDLNIALMNELAIIFDHLNIRTQDVLNAAKTKWNFLPFTPGLVGGHCIGVDPYYLTAKAEEMGYHPQVILAGRRINDSMGTYLAQRLVKLLIQANCSIPNAKVGILGLTFKENVPDLRNSRVPDIVAELNQFGIQPLIHDPFADPVATQQEYAMTLVQWSDLLNLDAMILAVPHQTYLDLPLEKLLGCLGNKGVVMDVKSVLNPNLIPSHIHYWSL is encoded by the coding sequence ATGTATTCTCATCCCCATCGCATTGCTGTTCTTGGTTTAGGATATGTCGGTTTACCCGTTGCTATTGCCTTTGCTGAAGTTTTCCCCGAAACCGTTGGATTTGATATTAAACTAGAACGAGTAGAAGCTTTAAAACAAGGGATTGATATTACCGGAGAAATTGACAATGCAAGGTTAAAAAATTCACCTTTAAATTTTACAGCATCTCTTCAGGATTTAAAAGACTGTAACTTTTATATTGTAGCAGTTCCCACCCCTGTTGATAAGAATAATCAACCTAATTTAACGCCCTTAATTAAAGCCTCTGAACTCTTAGGAAAAGTTATAAAACCCGGAGATATTATTGTTTATGAATCAACGGTTTATCCGGGGGTGACAGAAGAGATTTGCGGTAAAATATTAGCCCAAACTTCGGGATTAAAACAAAATATTGATTTTAAATTAGGCTATTCTCCAGAACGAATTAATCCGGGGGATAAATCCCATACGTTGGAAAAAATTGTGAAAGTGGTTTCAGGCGAAGATGAACCAACCTTAAATACTATTGCTGAAGTTTATAGCAAAATTATTCAAGCAGGAGTTTATCGTGCACCTTCAATTAAAGTTGCAGAATCAGCGAAAGTAATAGAAAATATTCAACGAGACTTAAATATTGCTTTAATGAATGAATTAGCCATTATTTTTGACCACTTAAATATCCGTACCCAAGATGTATTAAACGCAGCTAAAACCAAATGGAACTTTTTACCCTTTACCCCTGGATTAGTGGGTGGTCATTGTATTGGCGTTGACCCCTATTATTTAACAGCAAAAGCAGAAGAAATGGGCTATCATCCCCAAGTTATTTTAGCCGGAAGACGGATTAATGATAGCATGGGAACCTATTTAGCTCAACGCTTAGTTAAACTGTTAATTCAAGCCAATTGTTCCATTCCTAATGCAAAAGTCGGAATTTTAGGATTAACCTTTAAAGAAAACGTTCCTGACTTACGGAATAGCCGCGTTCCTGATATTGTGGCGGAACTGAATCAATTTGGAATTCAACCGTTAATTCATGACCCCTTCGCTGACCCTGTTGCCACTCAACAAGAATATGCTATGACATTAGTACAGTGGTCAGATTTATTGAACCTAGATGCAATGATTCTGGCGGTTCCCCATCAAACTTACCTCGACCTTCCTTTAGAAAAACTATTAGGGTGTTTAGGAAATAAAGGTGTCGTGATGGATGTCAAGTCTGTTCTTAACCCTAACTTAATTCCCTCTCATATTCACTACTGGAGTTTATAG
- a CDS encoding polysaccharide deacetylase family protein — MNQKLSKTAIISIDVETDWGGRLPASVETIRGVKVGLPQIFEILNQYQCPATLFINGEIVPYIQEELNIAIQKKFEIGSHGFTHRKMPELSKDEIIEELSKSKAILEEYTGQKIRGFRAPQARIPEGLYHYLKQTNYEYDSSVFAGKMPSRFNNQNVPFEPYLQDNIWEIPVNSLPLIPLPMGLLWIDLFQLSLIQLLSSVSPLPPIVQVYMHPFDFIPAYSVEDLSIPWGAKLWYTRQQGSALKTLNCLLYWLQQLGYTFKTAGDVINSYSML, encoded by the coding sequence ATGAATCAAAAATTATCGAAAACAGCAATTATTTCTATTGATGTTGAAACCGACTGGGGGGGGAGACTTCCCGCTTCTGTTGAAACAATTCGAGGGGTTAAAGTAGGTTTACCCCAGATTTTTGAGATTCTAAATCAATATCAATGTCCCGCAACTTTATTTATTAATGGAGAAATTGTTCCCTATATCCAAGAAGAACTTAATATTGCGATTCAAAAAAAATTTGAAATCGGTTCTCATGGCTTTACCCATCGAAAAATGCCTGAACTATCAAAAGATGAAATTATTGAAGAATTATCAAAATCAAAAGCAATTTTAGAAGAATATACAGGTCAAAAAATTAGAGGGTTTCGTGCGCCCCAAGCTCGAATTCCAGAAGGATTATATCACTATTTAAAACAAACCAATTATGAATATGATTCCTCCGTTTTTGCCGGAAAAATGCCTTCTCGGTTTAATAATCAAAATGTTCCATTTGAACCCTATTTACAAGATAATATTTGGGAAATCCCCGTTAATAGTTTACCCTTAATTCCCTTACCGATGGGGTTATTATGGATTGATTTATTTCAATTATCCTTAATTCAACTGTTATCCTCCGTTTCTCCCCTTCCGCCTATTGTTCAAGTTTATATGCACCCCTTTGATTTTATTCCCGCCTATTCTGTCGAAGATTTATCAATTCCCTGGGGAGCAAAATTATGGTATACTCGTCAACAAGGTTCAGCCTTAAAAACCCTAAATTGTTTACTATATTGGTTACAACAATTAGGGTATACTTTTAAGACGGCGGGTGACGTGATTAATTCTTATTCAATGTTATAA